From a single Nocardioides panacis genomic region:
- the rnc gene encoding ribonuclease III yields MSESAGTPTSESYEDLREGLGHPVLEAEMLDRALTHRSFAYENGGLPTNERLEFLGDSVLGVVITDTLFRAHPDLSEGRLAKLRAAVVNARALAEVARTIDLGRHIKLGRGEESTGGRNKSSILSDTVEAVIGAVYLSGGFEASSELVHRLFDPLMENAARLGAGLDWKTSLQELSAEHSLGVPEYVIEDAGPDHEKTFTAQVRVGSSLYGHGTGRSKKEAEQQAAETAYLAIAAAHGDVTAS; encoded by the coding sequence CGGCGGGCACCCCGACGAGCGAGTCGTACGAGGACCTGCGTGAGGGTCTCGGCCATCCGGTCCTGGAGGCCGAGATGCTCGACCGCGCCCTGACGCACCGGTCGTTCGCCTACGAGAACGGTGGCCTGCCCACCAACGAGCGCCTGGAGTTCCTGGGCGACTCGGTGCTCGGCGTGGTGATCACCGACACGCTGTTCCGCGCGCACCCGGACCTGTCCGAGGGCAGGCTGGCCAAGCTGCGGGCGGCGGTCGTCAACGCCCGCGCGCTGGCCGAGGTGGCCCGCACCATCGACCTCGGCAGGCACATCAAGCTGGGCCGCGGCGAGGAGTCGACGGGCGGGCGCAACAAGTCCTCGATCCTGTCCGACACCGTCGAGGCCGTCATCGGGGCCGTCTACCTCAGCGGCGGCTTCGAGGCCTCCAGCGAGCTCGTGCACCGGCTGTTCGACCCGCTGATGGAGAACGCCGCCCGGCTCGGCGCCGGCCTGGACTGGAAGACCAGCCTCCAGGAGCTCTCCGCCGAGCACTCCCTGGGTGTGCCCGAGTACGTCATCGAGGACGCGGGCCCGGACCACGAGAAGACCTTCACCGCTCAGGTGCGGGTGGGCTCCAGCCTCTACGGGCACGGCACCGGCCGGTCCAAGAAGGAGGCCGAGCAGCAGGCCGCCGAGACGGCCTACCTCGCGATCGCCGCCGCGCACGGCGACGTCACCGCCTCCTAG